The Exiguobacterium acetylicum genome includes a window with the following:
- a CDS encoding Tex family protein: MEKRIASELNVRPAQVKAVLQLTEEGGTIPFIARYRKEQTGELDEVAIKAILDRHKQLTQLESRRSDVLEKIEEQGVLTPELRRTLEEATTLQQVEDIYLPFRPKRRTKAEIAREAGLAPLADWLRDKSAYDEAVFQRLSGTLDSEEALTGAQSIITEEWGEQATVREFIRKQIRRSAEIVTKQKKDAVDEKGVFAQYYAYNERIQQIVPHRILAINRAESLKIVSVKIVLEEQQILPTLLRSYAQLAPKKRDIVEAAITTGYKKSVFPAIEREIRNELTEKAELQAIDVFGKNLRQLYMQPPMKGKVMLGLDPAYRTGCKWAVIDPTGEMKEVGVIYVTMSEQKAKEARQTLSKLVDTYGIELIAIGNGTASRETEAFVADWMKGQTDIAFTIVDEAGASIYSASEIARTEFPELQVEQRSAISIARRLQDPLAELVKVDPQSVGVGQYQHDVSQTKLKETLDFVVETVVNQVGVDVNTASEPLLSYVAGITKATAKKIVERRSEVGTFKTRQELLKVPRLGAKAYEQAAGFLRILEGTHPLDRTPIHPEQYKTVEKLFKTLGLTLDQVGTDAVREQLSTLSLPEMAQTLEMGEPTLRDIIEALQRPGRDPREALDKPLLRQDVLSMDMIQVGMEFQGTVRNVLDFGAFVDIGVKENGLIHISKLSRKRVKHPLDVVAVGDIVTVWVTNVEPERGRIGLTLVPPK; the protein is encoded by the coding sequence ATGGAAAAGAGAATCGCAAGTGAATTGAATGTACGTCCTGCTCAAGTGAAGGCAGTCTTACAATTGACGGAAGAAGGCGGTACGATTCCGTTCATCGCCCGCTACCGGAAAGAACAAACAGGTGAACTCGATGAGGTCGCGATTAAAGCGATCCTCGACCGACATAAACAATTAACACAACTTGAAAGTAGACGAAGTGACGTCCTTGAAAAAATCGAGGAACAAGGTGTACTGACGCCTGAACTCCGTCGAACGCTCGAAGAAGCGACGACGTTACAGCAAGTCGAAGATATCTACTTACCGTTTCGACCAAAACGTCGGACGAAGGCTGAAATTGCACGGGAAGCGGGGCTTGCACCACTCGCTGACTGGTTACGCGACAAGTCTGCCTATGATGAGGCAGTGTTCCAGCGTTTGAGCGGTACACTCGATTCGGAAGAAGCCCTTACCGGGGCGCAATCAATCATCACCGAGGAGTGGGGCGAACAAGCGACAGTGCGTGAGTTCATACGCAAGCAAATACGTCGTTCAGCAGAAATCGTCACGAAGCAGAAAAAGGATGCAGTTGATGAAAAAGGTGTGTTTGCACAGTATTATGCCTACAACGAACGAATTCAACAGATCGTTCCCCACCGGATTCTTGCGATCAATCGTGCCGAGTCGTTGAAAATTGTCTCGGTGAAAATCGTTTTAGAGGAGCAACAGATTTTACCAACATTACTTCGTTCCTATGCACAACTGGCGCCAAAGAAACGTGACATCGTTGAAGCGGCGATCACGACGGGGTATAAAAAGTCTGTTTTCCCTGCTATCGAACGAGAAATCCGGAACGAACTGACTGAAAAAGCAGAACTTCAGGCGATTGACGTCTTCGGTAAGAACCTCCGCCAGCTCTACATGCAGCCTCCGATGAAAGGGAAAGTCATGCTGGGACTCGATCCGGCTTACCGGACAGGTTGTAAGTGGGCGGTCATCGATCCGACAGGTGAGATGAAGGAAGTCGGTGTCATCTACGTGACGATGTCAGAGCAAAAAGCGAAAGAAGCGCGCCAAACCCTTTCAAAGCTCGTCGACACGTATGGTATTGAATTGATTGCAATTGGTAACGGTACGGCTTCCCGCGAGACGGAAGCATTCGTTGCAGACTGGATGAAAGGGCAAACGGATATCGCTTTTACGATCGTGGATGAAGCAGGCGCGAGTATTTACTCTGCGTCGGAGATTGCACGGACTGAGTTCCCGGAGCTTCAGGTCGAACAACGATCAGCGATTTCGATTGCACGTCGCCTGCAAGATCCACTTGCTGAACTCGTCAAAGTCGATCCACAATCGGTTGGTGTCGGTCAGTACCAACATGATGTCTCACAAACGAAACTGAAGGAGACACTTGATTTTGTCGTCGAAACAGTTGTCAACCAGGTTGGTGTTGATGTTAATACAGCGTCCGAACCGCTTTTGAGTTATGTAGCGGGAATCACGAAAGCAACAGCGAAAAAAATCGTCGAACGTCGCTCAGAAGTCGGAACGTTCAAGACGCGTCAGGAGTTATTGAAAGTGCCTCGTCTTGGTGCAAAGGCATATGAACAGGCAGCTGGATTCCTACGAATTCTAGAAGGGACGCATCCACTTGACCGGACGCCGATCCATCCGGAACAGTATAAAACAGTCGAGAAGCTCTTCAAGACATTAGGGTTAACGCTCGATCAAGTCGGAACAGATGCAGTTCGCGAACAATTGTCTACATTGTCGTTACCGGAGATGGCACAGACGCTCGAAATGGGGGAACCGACATTACGTGACATCATCGAAGCGCTACAACGTCCGGGGCGTGATCCACGAGAGGCGCTTGATAAGCCGTTGCTCCGCCAAGATGTTCTATCCATGGATATGATCCAAGTTGGGATGGAGTTTCAAGGAACAGTCCGTAACGTCCTCGATTTTGGTGCGTTCGTGGATATCGGAGTAAAAGAGAATGGATTGATTCATATCTCGAAGCTCAGTCGTAAGCGTGTCAAACATCCGCTTGATGTTGTTGCTGTGGGAGATATCGTGACGGTATGGGTGACGAATGTTGAACCAGAGCGGGGACGGATTGGATTGACGCTGGTTCCGCCGAAATGA
- the sigB gene encoding RNA polymerase sigma factor SigB, with amino-acid sequence MPAKSQQRHHSDDEVLRLIDLYQQDDQDEEVHAALLERYSDLVEALARKFSRGRPIHDDLVQVGMIGLLAALRRFDKEFGRSFESFAVPTIIGEIKRFIRDKTWSVHVPRRIKELGPKIKKAVEELTTELQRSPRIDEIAARLEVSEEEVLETLEMGKSYQALSVDSSIEADQEGSTVTLLDLVGNQENGYDSVDQRLILEKAFAVLTDRERSILECAYYRNMSQKETGELLGISQMHVSRLQRRALQKLREAIKVEPNEVFSKD; translated from the coding sequence GTGCCAGCAAAGTCTCAACAACGCCATCACAGTGATGATGAAGTACTTCGACTGATTGATTTGTATCAGCAAGACGACCAAGATGAGGAAGTGCATGCGGCATTACTCGAGCGTTATTCAGACTTGGTAGAAGCTTTGGCCCGGAAGTTCTCGCGTGGTCGACCGATTCATGACGATCTTGTTCAAGTCGGAATGATTGGGTTACTCGCAGCACTTCGCCGATTCGATAAGGAATTTGGTCGTAGTTTTGAATCGTTTGCTGTTCCGACGATCATCGGAGAAATCAAACGTTTCATCCGCGATAAGACATGGAGCGTCCACGTTCCACGTCGCATCAAGGAACTTGGACCAAAAATCAAAAAGGCAGTCGAGGAATTGACGACGGAGCTACAACGTTCTCCACGCATTGACGAGATTGCTGCTCGCCTTGAGGTATCAGAAGAGGAAGTCCTTGAAACACTCGAGATGGGTAAGAGCTATCAAGCTCTATCCGTCGACAGCTCGATTGAGGCAGATCAGGAAGGTAGTACCGTCACCTTGCTCGACCTCGTTGGTAACCAAGAGAATGGCTATGACTCTGTCGATCAGCGTCTGATTCTTGAAAAGGCATTTGCTGTCTTAACGGACCGCGAGCGTTCGATTCTTGAATGTGCTTATTATCGCAATATGAGCCAAAAAGAAACGGGAGAACTACTCGGCATTTCACAAATGCACGTGTCCCGTCTCCAACGACGTGCTTTGCAGAAGTTACGTGAAGCAATTAAAGTTGAACCAAATGAAGTATTCTCAAAAGACTGA
- the rsbW gene encoding anti-sigma B factor RsbW, whose translation MKNEQLNMTLPAKPEYVAIARLTVSGVANRMGYTYDDIEDIKIAVSEACANAVQHAYEGKEDGSIALTCNVYPDDRLEIVVKDNGITFDKDEVKRQSEPITDSHDLDSLHEGGLGILMIEALMDQVTIEKANGVTVHMTKYMNRDEVGQSASKVSTTPSQ comes from the coding sequence ATGAAGAACGAACAACTGAACATGACATTACCGGCAAAACCGGAATATGTAGCGATTGCACGTTTGACAGTTTCAGGCGTCGCAAATCGGATGGGATACACGTATGACGACATCGAAGATATCAAAATCGCGGTCTCAGAAGCGTGCGCGAACGCTGTCCAACATGCATATGAAGGAAAAGAAGATGGTAGTATCGCATTGACATGCAACGTCTACCCTGACGATCGTCTGGAGATTGTCGTCAAAGATAACGGCATTACGTTTGATAAAGATGAGGTCAAACGCCAAAGTGAACCAATCACGGATTCACACGATCTCGATTCCTTGCATGAAGGAGGACTCGGTATCTTGATGATCGAAGCATTGATGGATCAAGTAACGATCGAGAAAGCGAACGGCGTCACTGTCCATATGACAAAATATATGAATAGAGATGAGGTGGGTCAAAGTGCCAGCAAAGTCTCAACAACGCCATCACAGTGA
- a CDS encoding STAS domain-containing protein, whose protein sequence is MDLTIKTEQLDGQTHLYIAGEIDTYTAPKLRQELVPAVETNDVIVHLDEVHYMDSTGLGVFVGALKAAKKNGTSFTLVGVSERIRRLFEITGLSSIITIDSGVRGGTQ, encoded by the coding sequence ATGGATTTAACAATTAAAACAGAGCAGCTTGACGGTCAGACGCATCTTTATATCGCAGGTGAGATTGATACGTATACGGCACCAAAGCTTCGCCAAGAATTAGTCCCAGCAGTCGAAACAAATGACGTCATTGTGCACTTGGATGAAGTTCACTATATGGATTCAACAGGTCTTGGCGTTTTCGTTGGCGCACTCAAAGCAGCGAAAAAGAACGGCACATCGTTCACGCTCGTTGGTGTTTCTGAACGAATCCGTCGCCTGTTCGAGATCACTGGTCTTTCAAGCATCATTACAATTGATAGTGGTGTACGAGGTGGTACGCAATGA
- a CDS encoding type II toxin-antitoxin system PemK/MazF family toxin, with the protein MIVKRGDVFYANLSPVVGSEQGGVRPVLVLQNDIGNRFSPTVIVAAITAQIDKAKLPTHVEVYRERHGLERDSVILLEQIRTIDKRRLTDKVTHLDPDTMMKVNSAVAISLGLVDF; encoded by the coding sequence TTGATAGTCAAACGTGGCGACGTGTTTTATGCAAATTTGTCACCTGTGGTCGGATCGGAACAAGGGGGAGTTCGTCCCGTGCTTGTTCTACAAAATGATATTGGTAACCGATTCAGCCCGACAGTCATCGTGGCTGCGATCACGGCACAGATCGACAAAGCCAAACTACCGACCCATGTGGAAGTATATCGAGAGCGACACGGATTAGAACGTGATTCGGTCATCTTACTTGAGCAAATCCGGACAATTGATAAACGACGTCTAACGGATAAAGTCACACATCTAGATCCAGACACGATGATGAAAGTAAATAGTGCCGTCGCAATCAGCTTAGGCTTGGTTGATTTTTAG
- the alr gene encoding alanine racemase, with the protein MYRPTWIEIDREAIAHNIREIKQRMGEQQVMAVVKADGYGHGAVTVAEIALDNGADLLAVALLEEAIELREAGIQAPILMLEALLPEHAPVASNYDVAVPVFSAEWLREAKQHLTEIDHLRLHIKVDTGMGRLGLQHVDELKQILTECDDDLIELEGIYTHFATADELNSRLFERQLETFLSYVAHVPDIRYIHCANSAAAIRLAGQAPFNVVRVGIALYGALPSDEMVGYYEFLKPAFSLKSRLMQVKQVEPGQSISYGATYTAPTDEWIGTVPIGYADGWSRKFQGYSLIVDGLPCEIVGRVCMDRLMIRLPREYPTGTEVILIGEGAPIEEAAHWLGTINYEVLCQFSKRVPRQ; encoded by the coding sequence ATGTACCGACCAACTTGGATTGAAATCGATCGGGAAGCGATCGCACATAATATACGCGAAATTAAACAACGAATGGGCGAGCAACAGGTGATGGCGGTCGTCAAAGCGGACGGCTATGGTCACGGGGCAGTGACAGTCGCTGAGATTGCTTTAGATAATGGAGCCGACTTACTCGCTGTTGCGCTTCTTGAAGAGGCAATCGAGTTGCGGGAAGCAGGCATCCAAGCGCCGATCCTGATGCTTGAAGCCTTACTGCCGGAGCATGCGCCCGTCGCTTCGAATTATGACGTCGCTGTTCCCGTCTTCTCAGCGGAGTGGCTACGGGAAGCAAAACAGCATTTGACGGAAATTGATCATCTTCGCTTGCATATCAAAGTCGATACGGGAATGGGTCGACTCGGACTACAACATGTCGATGAATTGAAGCAAATCCTTACTGAATGTGATGATGATCTGATTGAACTCGAAGGAATCTATACGCATTTCGCGACCGCGGATGAGCTGAACAGTCGGTTGTTCGAACGTCAGCTTGAAACGTTTTTATCTTATGTTGCACACGTACCAGACATTCGATATATCCACTGCGCGAATTCAGCGGCAGCGATTCGTCTAGCAGGTCAAGCACCGTTCAACGTCGTTCGAGTCGGCATCGCGTTATATGGTGCGTTGCCGTCTGATGAGATGGTGGGATATTATGAGTTCTTAAAACCAGCCTTTTCCCTGAAAAGCCGCTTGATGCAAGTCAAACAAGTCGAGCCGGGTCAATCGATTAGTTACGGCGCAACCTATACAGCGCCGACCGATGAATGGATCGGAACTGTTCCAATCGGTTATGCGGATGGCTGGTCACGCAAGTTCCAAGGTTATTCACTGATCGTAGACGGTCTACCGTGTGAAATCGTCGGACGTGTTTGTATGGATCGACTCATGATTCGTTTACCAAGAGAATATCCGACTGGGACGGAAGTCATCTTGATTGGGGAAGGTGCACCGATTGAGGAAGCAGCGCATTGGCTCGGGACGATCAACTATGAAGTTCTTTGCCAATTCTCGAAGCGTGTTCCGCGTCAATGA
- the acpS gene encoding holo-ACP synthase: MIYGIGIDLVELNRIEQTLERQPRFAGRILTQAEQERFQSLLGHRRIEYLAGRFAAKEAFVKAFGTGVGKEVSWQDVEVLNDETGRPIMTGPFDGVIHVSITHSEHYASAQVLLEKREWDVPTNLD, from the coding sequence ATGATTTATGGAATTGGAATCGATTTGGTGGAACTGAATCGAATCGAGCAAACGCTCGAGCGACAACCACGTTTTGCGGGAAGAATCTTAACGCAGGCAGAGCAGGAGCGGTTTCAATCGCTCTTAGGACACCGCCGTATCGAGTACCTCGCTGGACGCTTCGCCGCAAAAGAAGCATTCGTCAAGGCATTCGGAACCGGCGTTGGAAAAGAAGTCTCCTGGCAGGACGTCGAAGTCTTAAACGATGAGACGGGAAGACCAATCATGACTGGACCGTTCGATGGCGTCATCCACGTCTCGATCACACATTCTGAGCACTATGCGTCTGCGCAAGTCTTATTAGAGAAGAGGGAATGGGATGTACCGACCAACTTGGATTGA
- a CDS encoding rhomboid family intramembrane serine protease: MFSRTENLQTFTRSYPVVSLFILIQVALFVIEQLGVLLNLTFSPLSAGASINLLIEQGEWWRVVTATFLHYDFWHIAFNTFALVIFAPPLERMIGHGRFAAFYLLVGTLANILTYFTKINEPFYGQAGASGAILGLLGFYVYLSRFKRTVIMADDTRLVYIFTAVTAVFTLLGSNVAVFGHLYGFVLGFLFGFVFGNRAVPFTRPFQTGRRTSGGPVFVSGSGQFGRIFFYIIIAFAVLGLFFRYL; encoded by the coding sequence ATGTTTAGTCGAACGGAAAACCTACAAACGTTCACACGTTCTTATCCGGTCGTTTCGTTGTTCATTTTAATCCAAGTCGCCCTGTTTGTCATCGAACAGTTAGGTGTGCTCCTTAATCTGACATTCTCTCCTCTAAGTGCAGGGGCATCCATCAATCTCTTAATCGAACAAGGTGAATGGTGGCGTGTCGTCACGGCAACTTTCTTGCATTACGATTTTTGGCACATTGCATTCAATACGTTTGCCCTTGTCATCTTTGCTCCACCACTCGAGCGAATGATTGGTCATGGTCGATTTGCTGCCTTTTACTTGCTCGTTGGTACACTGGCGAATATCTTGACGTACTTCACGAAAATCAATGAACCGTTTTATGGACAAGCTGGAGCATCTGGTGCCATTCTTGGTTTGCTTGGTTTTTATGTCTACTTGAGTCGATTCAAGCGGACGGTCATCATGGCAGATGATACACGTCTTGTGTATATCTTCACTGCGGTCACAGCAGTCTTTACGTTACTTGGGTCGAACGTCGCTGTTTTTGGTCACTTGTACGGTTTCGTCCTCGGATTCCTCTTCGGATTCGTCTTCGGTAATCGTGCTGTTCCATTCACACGTCCGTTCCAAACGGGTCGTCGTACGAGCGGTGGACCTGTCTTCGTAAGTGGCTCTGGTCAATTCGGTCGGATCTTCTTCTATATCATCATCGCGTTTGCTGTACTCGGATTATTCTTCCGCTATTTGTAA
- a CDS encoding 4a-hydroxytetrahydrobiopterin dehydratase — translation MARLNEYEVEERLERLQDWSVVDDEIVRTYTLPSFPAALDFVQEVGSVAENLNHHPRIVIDYKNVTLAATTHDENGLTEKDFQLAEACDAI, via the coding sequence ATGGCTAGGTTGAATGAATATGAAGTGGAAGAGCGCCTGGAGCGGTTGCAGGATTGGAGTGTCGTCGATGATGAAATCGTTCGGACGTACACACTGCCATCGTTTCCCGCAGCACTAGATTTCGTACAGGAAGTTGGGAGTGTTGCTGAAAACTTGAATCATCATCCACGGATTGTGATCGATTATAAAAATGTTACACTTGCGGCGACGACTCATGATGAAAACGGATTGACGGAAAAAGACTTTCAACTTGCGGAGGCCTGTGATGCCATCTAA
- a CDS encoding cysteine hydrolase family protein, giving the protein MRALIVIDYTIDFVADEGKLTCGKPGQAIEDRIATLMEEFSTEDYVVIANDIHEEGDTFHPETVLFPPHNIRGTHGRDLFGKVAAMARVADHVIDKTRYSAFAGTDLDLRLRERGIREVHLVGVCTDICVLHTAVDAYNLGYRIVVHADAVASFNATGHDWALTHFKQSIGAEVVGE; this is encoded by the coding sequence ATGCGCGCTCTGATTGTCATTGATTACACGATCGATTTCGTTGCTGACGAAGGAAAGCTGACTTGTGGAAAACCAGGACAAGCGATTGAAGATCGAATTGCTACGTTGATGGAGGAATTTTCAACGGAGGATTACGTCGTCATCGCCAACGATATTCACGAAGAAGGCGATACGTTCCATCCAGAGACTGTCCTTTTCCCGCCGCACAATATCCGCGGGACACATGGACGTGATCTTTTCGGGAAAGTCGCTGCCATGGCACGGGTCGCCGATCACGTCATCGACAAGACGCGCTATAGTGCGTTCGCTGGGACGGACCTCGATCTACGCTTGCGTGAACGCGGTATCCGCGAAGTCCACCTCGTCGGCGTCTGTACGGACATCTGTGTCCTGCATACAGCTGTTGATGCCTACAATCTCGGATATCGTATCGTCGTCCATGCGGATGCTGTCGCAAGCTTTAACGCGACAGGTCACGACTGGGCTCTCACACACTTTAAACAATCGATCGGCGCAGAAGTCGTCGGCGAATAA
- a CDS encoding nicotinate phosphoribosyltransferase, translated as MLQRNLALHTDLYLPRWMYIYWKEGRHNERAVFDVYYRSNPFAGGYVVFAGLENIIEYIQTLRFTEEDITYLQEMIGFPDEFKDELRQFKFNGSISSVKEGEIVFPNEPLIRIEARIFEAKLLQTAILNIANHESLIATKYARIRQSAPRAKFLEAGARRAQGIDAAYFGTRASYLAGFDVTSLASAGRDFGIPCGGTMEHADIQFHDDELTAFRTFASHYPDQATLLVDTYDTLKSGLPNAITVAKELQAKGHKLRGIRIDSGDLSYLSKRARNMLDEAGFPEVDIVLSGDLDEYVIQDLRIQGAQANTFLVGTRGITAYEQPALGMVYKLVAREVDGELAPVIKVSSSKAKTTTPHIKEVYRIIDPVTDKFKGDYVTLMDEDPSTLDAVDLIDVRDPSFRNRVEQFKVERLLEPIFKDGELIYTVPTIEESRHFHETQIGRLWEEYKRLRLPEIYAVTFSDRLWKLKLDMIRDTRLASGLK; from the coding sequence ATGTTACAACGTAATCTTGCACTCCATACTGATCTATACTTACCGCGATGGATGTATATCTACTGGAAAGAAGGACGTCATAACGAACGTGCCGTCTTTGATGTCTATTATCGTTCAAATCCGTTCGCAGGCGGATATGTCGTCTTTGCAGGTCTTGAGAATATCATCGAGTACATCCAAACACTCCGTTTCACGGAAGAAGACATCACGTACTTGCAAGAGATGATTGGTTTTCCGGATGAATTCAAGGATGAACTCCGTCAGTTCAAGTTCAACGGTTCGATTTCAAGTGTCAAAGAAGGCGAGATCGTCTTCCCAAACGAGCCATTGATCCGGATCGAAGCGCGAATCTTTGAAGCGAAACTCCTACAAACCGCAATTTTGAACATCGCGAATCACGAGTCGCTCATCGCTACGAAATACGCACGCATTCGTCAATCGGCTCCCCGTGCGAAGTTCCTAGAAGCAGGTGCCCGTCGCGCCCAAGGGATCGATGCCGCTTATTTCGGAACACGCGCGTCGTACCTCGCTGGTTTTGACGTCACAAGCCTTGCTTCAGCAGGCCGTGACTTCGGCATTCCGTGTGGTGGAACGATGGAGCATGCCGACATTCAATTCCATGATGACGAATTGACAGCATTCCGAACGTTCGCTTCCCATTATCCGGATCAAGCGACATTACTCGTCGATACGTACGATACGCTCAAGAGTGGTCTTCCGAATGCCATCACGGTCGCGAAAGAGTTGCAAGCAAAAGGACACAAACTCCGTGGCATCCGCATCGACTCTGGTGACTTATCCTACTTGTCAAAACGTGCCCGCAACATGCTTGACGAGGCCGGCTTCCCGGAAGTCGACATCGTCTTGTCGGGTGACCTCGATGAATATGTCATCCAAGACTTACGGATCCAAGGCGCCCAAGCCAACACGTTCCTCGTCGGAACACGTGGCATAACGGCCTACGAACAACCAGCCCTCGGAATGGTCTATAAACTGGTCGCGCGTGAAGTCGATGGCGAGCTCGCACCCGTCATCAAAGTATCCTCGTCAAAAGCCAAGACGACGACGCCTCACATCAAAGAAGTCTACCGCATCATCGACCCAGTGACGGATAAGTTCAAAGGCGATTACGTCACGTTGATGGATGAAGATCCATCGACGCTTGATGCTGTTGATTTAATAGATGTCCGGGATCCGTCGTTCCGTAACCGCGTCGAGCAGTTCAAGGTCGAACGGTTGCTTGAACCAATCTTTAAAGACGGCGAGTTGATCTACACGGTTCCAACAATCGAAGAGAGCCGGCACTTCCACGAAACACAGATCGGACGTCTGTGGGAAGAATACAAACGGCTGCGTTTGCCAGAGATCTATGCTGTCACATTCAGCGATCGTCTCTGGAAACTCAAACTCGACATGATTCGGGATACGCGCCTAGCAAGTGGGTTAAAATAA
- a CDS encoding YwpF-like family protein: MKTFKLCTLRILMDESGRDTTIPVAIQDGLTVSTEQTAQWVAEIVVPPTDQPIVDELFTKHLRALIEITISRPDNDPAAMIVTPLERTALSEHVSYVFTGKMVMMKNDLSESILREVVEDGFAGEELVQEYKDRRSKRGAHITSIAKETFKQYLAEHPEAPIS, translated from the coding sequence ATGAAAACCTTTAAATTATGCACATTACGCATTTTAATGGATGAGTCCGGGCGCGATACAACGATTCCTGTCGCCATTCAGGACGGATTGACGGTTAGTACTGAACAGACGGCACAGTGGGTCGCAGAAATCGTTGTTCCTCCGACGGATCAGCCGATCGTCGATGAATTATTCACAAAACATTTACGTGCTTTGATTGAAATTACGATCTCACGACCTGATAATGACCCTGCCGCGATGATCGTCACGCCTCTTGAACGGACTGCCCTAAGCGAACACGTCTCGTATGTCTTCACCGGTAAGATGGTCATGATGAAAAATGATTTATCTGAATCGATCCTACGCGAAGTCGTCGAGGACGGATTCGCCGGCGAGGAGCTCGTACAGGAATACAAGGATCGTCGTTCAAAACGTGGCGCACACATTACGAGCATTGCGAAGGAAACATTCAAACAGTATTTAGCAGAACATCCGGAAGCACCGATTTCTTAA
- a CDS encoding histidine phosphatase family protein: MTEICLVRHGQTDWNLNERIQGREDIPLNATGRRQAELSAAYLANEKWDVLLASPLSRAVETAEIIGRAVGLAITATDDRLVEREFGAASGELVAAIYEAVQANDTNLVPGLETEQAIQDRVFEALQEVTQVHEGKRILIVCHSHTIKAALSSIDETFSYRTPLKNACANYIQYTDHYTIDRINVADHITDEVEKP; encoded by the coding sequence ATGACTGAAATTTGTTTAGTGCGGCATGGTCAGACAGATTGGAATTTAAATGAACGGATCCAAGGAAGAGAAGATATTCCATTAAATGCAACAGGAAGAAGACAAGCGGAGCTCAGCGCCGCTTATCTAGCGAATGAGAAGTGGGATGTCTTGTTAGCGAGTCCGCTATCGCGTGCGGTTGAGACAGCGGAAATCATCGGTCGTGCTGTTGGTTTAGCGATCACGGCGACAGATGACCGACTCGTTGAACGCGAGTTCGGTGCAGCGTCTGGTGAACTGGTCGCAGCGATTTATGAAGCGGTTCAAGCGAACGATACGAACCTCGTTCCGGGTCTCGAAACGGAACAAGCGATTCAGGACCGTGTGTTCGAAGCGTTACAAGAAGTGACGCAAGTGCATGAGGGGAAGCGCATCTTAATCGTTTGTCATTCGCATACGATCAAGGCAGCCTTATCATCGATTGATGAGACGTTTAGTTACCGGACACCTTTAAAAAACGCGTGTGCGAATTATATCCAATATACGGATCACTATACGATCGACCGAATCAATGTAGCGGATCATATCACGGATGAGGTTGAAAAACCTTAA